The Lycium barbarum isolate Lr01 chromosome 9, ASM1917538v2, whole genome shotgun sequence genome has a segment encoding these proteins:
- the LOC132610147 gene encoding 11S globulin-like encodes MEIKLCSLLPLSLCFFLLFNCCFAQIEQQQGFLEERLQQQHRRGRPRTDCRIQSLSAREPTRKFDSEAGFTEFWDRNSEEFECAGVAAVRNVIQPQGLLLPHYNNAPQLLYIVKGSGLLGTVIPGCAETFESPQRERSMRGQESREGESQYRTGGDRHQKVRQFRQGDVLALPAGVTLWFYNNGQDRLVTVALLDTSNPTNQLDQQFRHFFLAGNPNPREQSGSKYEEEIRARREQEQGEQPQRRQSGNLFDGFEQDLLADVFNVDQELVRNLKGREDQRGRIVRAENFDVLSPEFEEEEEEQQSHRQRREREHKGRRGSQPNGLEETICTLRLRENLGRPSRADVYNPRGGRISTLNSHKLPILNFLQLSAERGVLYQNAVMAPLWNMNAHSILYILRGTGRIQVVGDAGICVFNDEVREGQMLVVPQNFAVVKKAGNRGLEYIAFKTNEQAMTSPLAGRLSAIRAMPEEVLMNSYQISRQEARSLKYNREETTVFAGRRSSRGYSTRAMEYALTAVEAFLKA; translated from the exons atggaaataaaattatgttCTCTTCTTCCTCTTAGCCTTTGCTTTTTTCTCCTCTTTAATTGCTGTTTTGCTCAAATAGAGCAGCAGCAAGGATTCTTAGAGGAGAGACTTCAGCAGCAACACCGGCGAGGCCGACCTCGAACCGATTGTCGGATCCAGAGCCTTAGTGCTCGGGAACCGACACGTAAGTTCGACTCAGAGGCCGGGTTCACCGAGTTCTGGGATCGGAACTCGGAGGAATTTGAATGTGCTGGAGTTGCTGCTGTTAGGAATGTTATTCAGCCCCAAGGGTTGCTCTTGCCTCATTACAATAATGCTCCTCAACTCCTCTACATTGTCAAAG GAAGTGGACTTTTAGGGACAGTAATTCCAGGATGTGCTGAAACATTTGAATCACCACAAAGAGAGAGAAGTATGAGGGGACAAGAAAGCAGAGAGGGAGAAAGCCAGTACAGAACAGGCGGTGATCGCCATCAGAAAGTCAGACAATTCCGACAAGGCGATGTACTTGCATTGCCTGCAGGTGTCACACTTTGGTTTTACAACAATGGTCAAGACCGCCTTGTTACTGTTGCCTTGCTTGATACCAGCAACCCAACTAACCAGCTTGATCAACAATTCAGG CATTTCTTCCTAGCTGGAAACCCAAATCCCAGAGAACAAAGTGGAAGCAAGTACGAGGAAGAAATCCGAGCTCGAAGAGAACAAGAACAAGGCGAACAACCACAACGTCGTCAATCGGGCAACCTTTTTGATGGATTCGAACAAGATCTCCTAGCCGATGTTTTCAACGTGGACCAGGAGTTAGTCAGGAACTTAAAAGGCCGAGAAGATCAAAGGGGAAGGATTGTTCGGGCCGAGAATTTCGATGTTCTAAGCCCGgaatttgaagaagaagaagaagaacagcAATCACACAGGCAAAGAAGAGAGCGTGAGCATAAGGGAAGAAGAGGATCACAGCCCAATGGGCTTGAAGAAACTATTTGCACTCTGAGGCTTAGAGAGAATTTGGGCCGTCCATCTCGTGCTGACGTGTATAATCCACGTGGAGGACGCATCAGCACTCTCAACAGCCACAAGCTTCCAATCCTCAATTTTCTTCAGCTCAGTGCTGAGAGAGGAGTCCTTTACCAG AACGCAGTAATGGCACCACTCTGGAACATGAACGCACACAGCATCCTCTACATCCTCCGAGGAACCGGTCGGATTCAGGTAGTCGGGGACGCTGGAATCTGCGTGTTCAACGATGAGGTCAGGGAAGGCCAGATGCTCGTCGTGCCACAAAACTTCGCAGTAGTAAAAAAAGCAGGAAACCGAGGACTCGAGTACATCGCGTTCAAGACAAACGAACAGGCCATGACCAGCCCGTTAGCAGGGCGGTTATCGGCTATTCGGGCTATGCCAGAGGAAGTTCTGATGAACTCTTATCAGATATCTAGGCAAGAAGCTAGGAGTTTGAAGTATAATAGGGAAGAAACAACTGTTTTTGCTGGAAGGAGGTCATCAAGGGGATATTCAACTAGGGCAATGGAGTATGCTTTGACTGCTGTTGAGGCTTttttaaaagcctaa
- the LOC132610267 gene encoding uncharacterized protein LOC132610267, with amino-acid sequence MKCLEGLLAFWLTDFGLPNIGLLNSTNDQSGPATEDIVLPDVGSQQDPDLSDKSQQSVVGTLTILLRKFFLELSTDMEDDLSLHFLVHLNGEIGLLWAYNRAAIKFRGLDADINFNVNDYHDDLKSQLRRPIHWCDC; translated from the exons atgaagtgtttggaaggaCTTTTGGCCTTTTGG CTTACAGATTTTGGTTTGCCAAATATTGGACTTTTGAACAGTACAAATGATCAATCTGGACCCGCTACAGAGGATATAGTGCTTCCTGATGTTGGTAGTCAGCAAGATCCAGATCTATCAGACAAATCTCAACAGTCTGTTGTTGGTACCCTGACTATTTTGCTCCGAAAATTCTTCTTGGAACTAAGCACG GATATGGAAGATGATCTCTCACTGCATTTTCTGGTGCATTTAAATGGAGAAATCGGACTGTTATG GGCATATAATCGTGCTGCGATCAAATTTAGAGGACTGGATGCGGATATCAATTTCAATGTGAATGATTACCATGATGATCTAAA GTCCCAATTGAGAAGACCAATCCATTGGTGTGATTGCTGA
- the LOC132610489 gene encoding 11S globulin seed storage protein 1-like has protein sequence MASYCSLLSLCFLILSHCCFAQLSEQQNVWQRLQQQQQHRAFRSKTECQIERLNAQEPTRRFESEAGVIEFWDATQEQFECAGVQAVRHEIRRNGLLLPYYTNTPLLMYIIQGRGIHSTMIPGCAETFESQSGESRTGERRRSFNDRHQKLRRFRAGDVLALPAGVSFWIYNDAEEPIVTVSLLDTSNHANQLDLSFRSFFLAGNPHRGVQQQFVGRREATMQARRSEQERSGGNIFNGFDTELLSEAFNVNVETIRKLQGQNEERGVIVRAEELRLNLPEESEEEERRKQQGGRWPVNGLEETLCTMKLRQHIGHPSRSDVYNPRGGRVTTLNSNTLPILNWLQLSAERGTLFQNAIAAPHWNTNAHSIIYIIRGSGRIQVVGNAGRSVFDDEVRQNQLLIVPQNFAIVKRAGNEGLEYIAFKTNDNAMTNQLAGRLSALRAMPEEVLMNSYQISRQEARSLKYNREELTVFAPGSRSSRREYA, from the exons ATGGCTTCTTACTGTTCACTACTCAGCCTTTGCTTCTTAATTCTCTCCCACTGTTGTTTTGCTCAACTCTCAGAGCAACAGAATGTGTGGCAGAGGcttcaacaacagcaacaacaccgTGCTTTCAGGTCGAAAACCGAGTGCCAAATTGAGCGTTTGAATGCTCAAGAACCCACTCGAAGATTCGAGTCTGAGGCTGGTGTGATTGAGTTCTGGGATGCTACTCAGGAGCAATTCGAGTGTGCTGGAGTTCAAGCTGTTCGCCATGAGATTCGAAGAAATGGGCTTTTGCTTCCTTATTATACCAACACTCCCCTGCTCATGTACATTATCCAAG GAAGGGGTATCCACTCGACTATGATACCGGGGTGTGCTGAGACATTTGAATCACAATCGGGAGAATCAAGAACTGGAGAAAGACGCCGGAGTTTCAACGATAGGCATCAGAAATTGAGACGTTTCAGAGCTGGTGATGTTCTTGCATTGCCTGCGGGTGTGTCTTTCTGGATCTATAATGATGCTGAGGAACCTATTGTCACTGTCTCACTTCTTGACACTTCCAACCATGCTAATCAACTTGATCTCAGCTTCAGG AGCTTCTTCCTAGCTGGAAACCCACACCGTGGAGTACAACAACAATTCGTAGGAAGACGAGAAGCAACCATGCAAGCAAGGAGATCAGAACAAGAGAGATCCGGAGGCAACATTTTCAACGGATTCGACACTGAACTATTATCCGAAGCATTCAACGTGAACGTCGAAACCATAAGGAAACTTCAAGGACAGAACGAAGAGAGGGGCGTTATCGTGAGAGCCGAAGAGCTCCGTTTAAATCTACCAGAAGAATCCGAAGAAGAAGAACGAAGAAAGCAACAAGGAGGAAGATGGCCTGTTAATGGGTTGGAAGAAACATTGTGTACAATGAAGTTGAGGCAGCACATTGGTCATCCTTCGAGATCTGACGTGTACAATCCACGTGGAGGACGCGTCACCACTCTCAACAGTAACACACTCCCTATTCTTAACTGGCTTCAGCTCAGCGCTGAGAGAGGAACCCTCTTCCAG AATGCTATAGCTGCACCACACTGGAACACGAACGCACACTCAATAATCTACATCATCAGAGGAAGCGGCCGAATTCAAGTAGTCGGAAACGCTGGAAGGTCAGTATTCGACGACGAAGTTAGACAGAATCAACTACTCATCGTGCCTCAAAACTTCGCGATAGTTAAGAGAGCAGGCAACGAAGGACTCGAGTACATCGCTTTCAAGACTAACGACAATGCCATGACGAATCAACTTGCTGGAAGATTATCAGCACTTAGAGCAATGCCAGAAGAAGTGTTGATGAATTCTTATCAGATTTCTAGGCAAGAAGCAAGGAGCTTGAAGTATAATAGGGAGGAATTGACTGTTTTTGCGCCAGGGTCTAGATCTAGCAGGAGGGAATATGCTTAG